Proteins found in one Aethina tumida isolate Nest 87 chromosome 1, icAetTumi1.1, whole genome shotgun sequence genomic segment:
- the LOC126266549 gene encoding cuticle protein 16.5-like, with product MAFKFVVFCAALAAANAGLLGAPAVSTYAAAPALSYAAPAVSTLSYAAPAVAAAPALAYSAPVVAKAPVATSYSYTKQISASPAISTYAAAPAISTYAAPAISTYAVPAISSYAAAPAISAYAAPAISTYAAAPAYSTYTASPALSYSAPVAKVW from the exons ATGGCATTCaag TTCGTAGTATTCTGTGCCGCTTTGGCCGCCGCTAACGCTGGTCTTTTGGGCGCTCCAGCCGTCTCGACTTACGCTGCTGCTCCAGCTCTCTCCTACGCCGCTCCAGCAGTCTCCACACTCTCTTACGCCGCTCCAGCCGTTGCTGCCGCCCCAGCTCTCGCCTACTCCGCCCCGGTAGTTGCTAAGGCCCCAGTCGCCACCTCTTACTCCTACACCAAACAAATTTCTGCGTCCCCAGCCATCTCCACCTACGCCGCTGCTCCAGCAATTTCCACTTACGCTGCCCCAGCAATCTCCACCTATGCTGTTCCAGCCATCTCCTCTTACGCTGCTGCTCCAGCTATTTCTGCCTACGCTGCCCCAGCCATTTCTACTTATGCCGCCGCTCCAGCTTATTCAACCTACACTGCTTCTCCAGCTCTTTCTTATTCTGCTCCAGTTGCCAAAGTTTGGTAA
- the LOC109598061 gene encoding cuticle protein 16.5-like has translation MVAKIIVLCATLAYAKAGFLGAPTLSTYSTGSIISDYTAAPALSYAAPAISTYAAPAVKVAAPAISYSGPAISTYAAAPAISTYAAAPAVTKISSVATSSVHPAPAISSYGAVPALSYSAPAISSYAAPPVLSYAAPAVSYSAPAISTYAAAPALKVAAPALSYSAPAVSTYAAAPALSTYAAPALKVASPVASLGYAANYGW, from the exons ATGGTAGCTAAg ATTATTGTTTTGTGTGCAACATTGGCTTACGCCAAAGCTGGTTTTTTGGGTGCTCCAACTCTCTCCACTTACTCAACTGGTTCAATCATCTCTGACTACACCGCTGCACCAGCTCTCTCGTACGCTGCCCCAGCCATCTCCACATACGCTGCCCCAGCCGTTAAAGTAGCCGCCCCAGCTATCTCTTACTCCGGTCCAGCTATTTCTACCTACGCCGCCGCCCCAGCCATCTCCACATACGCTGCTGCTCCAGCTGTGACCAAAATTTCTTCCGTAGCCACCTCTTCCGTCCACCCAGCCCCAGCTATCTCCAGCTACGGTGCGGTTCCAGCTCTCTCTTACTCGGCTCCAGCCATCTCCTCCTACGCCGCTCCCCCGGTTTTGTCTTATGCTGCCCCAGCTGTCTCGTATTCCGCCCCAGCCATTTCCACTTATGCTGCTGCCCCAGCTCTGAAAGTAGCTGCCCCAGCTTTGTCTTACTCAGCACCAGCTGTCTCTACCTATGCTGCTGCTCCAGCTCTCTCCACCTACGCTGCCCCAGCACTGAAAGTAGCCTCTCCAGTAGCTTCCCTCGGATACGCTGCCAACTACGGATGGTAA
- the LOC109598064 gene encoding cuticle protein 16.5-like: MAAKIIVFCAALAYANAGLLSAPALSTYSAGPVISAYSAAPALSYAAPAISTYAAPAVKVAAPAISYSAPAISTYAAAPAISTYAAAPAVTKISSVATSSVHPAPALRIAAPAISTYAAAPALSYSAPAISTYAAAPALKVAAPALSYAAPAISSYAAAPALSYSAPAISTYAAAPALKVAAPALSYSAPAISTYAAAPALSTYAAPALKVASPVASLGYAANYGW; the protein is encoded by the exons ATGGCAGCTAAG atcatcgTTTTCTGTGCCGCTTTGGCTTACGCCAATGCTGGTCTTTTGAGCGCCCCAGCTCTCTCTACCTATTCCGCTGGTCCCGTCATATCTGCTTACTCTGCCGCTCCAGCTCTCTCGTACGCTGCCCCAGCTATCTCCACCTACGCTGCCCCAGCCGTTAAAGTAGCCGCCCCAGCTATTTCTTACTCCGCTCCAGCTATTTCTACCTACGCTGCCGCCCCAGCCATCTCCACATACGCTGCTGCTCCAGCTGTGACCAAAATTTCTTCCGTAGCCACCTCTTCCGTCCACCCAGCCCCAGCGTTGAGAATTGCCGCCCCAGCTATCTCCACCTACGCTGCGGCCCCAGCTCTCTCTTACTCCGCTCCAGCCATCTCCACTTACGCCGCTGCCCCAGCTCTTAAAGTAGCTGCTCCAGCTTTGTCTTACGCTGCCCCAGCTATCTCTAGCTACGCTGCTGCCCCAGCTCTCTCTTACTCCGCTCCAGCCATCTCCACTTACGCCGCTGCCCCAGCTCTGAAAGTAGCTGCCCCAGCTTTGTCTTACTCCGCACCAGCTATCTCTACCTATGCTGCTGCCCCAGCTCTCTCCACCTACGCTGCCCCAGCACTGAAAGTAGCCTCTCCAGTAGCTTCCCTCGGATACGCTGCCAACTACGGATGGTAA
- the LOC109598051 gene encoding cuticle protein 16.5-like → MAFKFVVFCAALAAANAGLLGAPAVSTYAAAPALSYAAPAVSTLSYAAPAVAAAPALAYSAPVVAKAPVATSYSYTKQISASPAVSYAAAPAISTYAAAPAISSYAAPAISTYAAPAISTYAAPALKVAAPAISTYAAAPAISTYAAAPAYSTYAAAPALSYSAPVAKVW, encoded by the exons ATGGCATTCaag TTTGTAGTATTCTGCGCCGCTTTGGCTGCCGCTAACGCTGGTCTTTTGGGCGCCCCAGCCGTCTCAACATACGCTGCTGCCCCAGCTCTCTCCTACGCCGCCCCAGCTGTATCCACCCTCTCTTACGCCGCTCCAGCCGTCGCTGCCGCCCCAGCTCTCGCCTACTCCGCCCCCGTAGTTGCTAAGGCCCCAGTCGCTACCTCTTACTCTTACACCAAACAGATCTCCGCCTCCCCGGCTGTATCTTACGCCGCCGCTCCAGCCATCTCCACCTATGCTGCTGCTCCAGCTATTTCTAGCTATGCTGCTCCAGCTATCTCCACCTATGCTGCTCCAGCTATCTCCACCTATGCTGCTCCAGCTTTGAAAGTAGCTGCCCCAGCCATCTCTACTTATGCTGCCGCTCCAGCCATCTCCACTTATGCTGCCGCTCCAGCTTACTCCACTTACGCTGCTGCTCCAGCTCTTTCCTACTCTGCTCCAGTTGCCAAAGTATggtaa
- the LOC109598024 gene encoding uncharacterized protein LOC109598024, with the protein MVVPSVASRYWTIVVSLVTVCSLYVTLVNLTIDEGGRSYGSPVKKIVAYSLLKQIERDSEEVDCGGLTTEVKAEKGAGTGWRRVGGSRVFVYSVHKDTRLDPFHFVRIIGMVKGSLNTSLFCQLNSEDTLTYVTKATTTDIWSDEWDKDSKHVYFNPILVSCRIPFGLQPKSLRLSTNPCEVDAYTHVFDLNEPQGIRRQFTVCVKPLNFNADVAKKLVQWMEMLKILGADKIDLYIGTVTDKVRKILRRYVNSSPQETVTRQFGEITQEQINSPPTDEAEEFERRIWQKRRYELIVYNDCLYRNLRSRFVVPLDVDEIIVPLKARTWHQVLDMAFATHEGLERGFASFCVANAYYFRETNERDVVYFADVNRSEVSRYGESCKSFVATEKTLTVFNHYALEALKPGVSRAYFLPSDLVQMNHYKVNCSTVILPECTKYYSSPRVKDMSIFKYKHEFYKKYKQIIKHIGNIL; encoded by the exons ATGGTAGTACCATCGGTTGCGTCGCGGTACTGGACAATAGTTGTGAGCCTGGTCACCGTTTGCAGTCTGTACGTGACGCTGGTCAATCTGACGATTGATGAGGGTGGCCGGAGTTACGGGAGTCCGGTGAAGAAGATCGTGGCGTACTCGCTGCTGAAGCAGATCGAGAGGGACAGTGAGGAGGTGGATTGCGGGGGACTGACAACGGAGGTGAAGGCGGAAAAGGGTGCTGGAACGGGATGGAGAAGGGTTGGGGGCAGTAGGGTTTTTGTTTATTCGGTGCACAAAGATACAAGGCTTGATCCGTTTCATTTTGTCAGGATAATTGGTATGGTAAAAG GTTCTCTGAACACATCATTGTTCTGTCAATTAAATTCAGAGGATACTCTAACCTACGTAACAAAAGCAACAACCACCGACATCTGGTCCGACGAATGGGATAAAGATTCAAAACACGTGTATTTCAACCCTATCCTCGTGTCCTGCCGGATTCCGTTCGGTTTGCAACCGAAATCCTTGCGGCTATCTACTAATCCATGCGAAGTCGACGCTTACACGCACGTCTTCGATTTAAACGAGCCCCAAGGGATTAGGCGACAGTTCACTGTCTGTGTCAAACCGCTGAATTTCAACGCAGATGTTGCCAAGAAGCTGGTGCAATGGATGGAGATGCTTAAAATTTTGGGTGCTGACAAGATCGATTTGTATATTGGAACGGTCACCGATAAAGTCAGGAAAATTTTAAGACG GTACGTAAACTCGTCACCCCAGGAAACGGTGACGAGGCAGTTCGGTGAAATCACGCAAGAACAAATCAACTCTCCACCCACCGACGAGGCGGAAGAATTTGAGAGGCGAATATGGCAGAAACGGCGTTACGAATTAATCGTTTACAACGATTGCCTGTATCGTAACCTGCGTTCGCGGTTCGTGGTGCCGCTGGACGTTGACGAGATAATCGTGCCGTTGAAGGCGCGAACCTGGCATCAGGTTTTGGATATGGCGTTCGCGACGCACGAAGGACTGGAACGCGGTTTCGCATCCTTTTGCGTCGCGAACGCTTATTACTTTCGGGAAACGAACGAACGGGACGTGGTGTATTTCGCGGACGTGAACAGAAGCGAAGTCAGCCGGTACGGCGAGTCCTGCAAAAGTTTCGTGGCTACTGAGAAGACGCTTACGGTTTTTAACCATTATGCGTTGGAAGCTCTCAAACCTGGTGTCAGTAGGGCGTATTTTTTGCCCAGCGATTTGGTTCAAATGAATCATTATAAAGTCAATTGTTCGACTGTGATATTACCTGAGTGTACGAAATATTATTCTAGTCCTAGAGTTAAAGACATGTCGATTTTTAAGTACAAGCacgaattttacaaaaaatataagcaaattaTAAAGCATATAgggaatattttgtaa
- the LOC109598062 gene encoding cuticle protein 16.5-like, which translates to MAFKFVVFCATLAAANAGLLGAPAISTYAAASALSYASPAISTLSYAAPAVAAAPALAYSAPVVAKAPVATSYSYTKQISASPAISTYAAAPAISTYAVPAISTYAAPAISSYAAAPAISAYAAPALKVAAPAISTYAAAPAYSTYAAAPALSYSAPVAKVW; encoded by the exons ATGGCATTCAag TTCGTAGTATTCTGTGCTACTTTGGCCGCCGCCAACGCTGGCCTTTTGGGCGCTCCAGCCATCTCGACCTATGCTGCTGCTTCAGCTCTCTCCTACGCTTCCCCAGCCATCTCCACACTCTCTTATGCCGCTCCAGCCGTTGCTGCCGCCCCGGCTCTCGCCTACTCCGCCCCGGTAGTTGCTAAGGCTCCAGTCGCCACCTCTTACTCCTACACCAAACAAATCTCCGCCTCCCCTGCTATCTCCACCTACGCCGCTGCTCCAGCAATTTCCACTTACGCTGTCCCAGCAATCTCCACTTATGCTGCTCCAGCCATCTCCTCTTACGCTGCTGCTCCAGCTATTTCAGCCTACGCTGCCCCAGCTTTAAAAGTAGCTGCCCCAGCCATCTCTACTTACGCTGCCGCTCCCGCATACTCCACCTATGCCGCTGCTCCAGCTCTCTCTTATTCTGCTCCAGTTGCCAAGGTTTGGTGA
- the LOC109598065 gene encoding BUB3-interacting and GLEBS motif-containing protein ZNF207 produces MGRKKKKLSKPWCWYCNREFEDEKILIQHQKAKHFKCHICHKKLYTGPGLSIHCMQVHKETIDKVPNSMPNRSNIEIEIYGMEGIPPNDLKEHERQKQGTRGNDSGSDDDEPSQKKVKQEGLLGNAPGVMQGMPGMMQGMMPPPGMPPGIPMGHMMPMGPHFAMHPGMQMMGAPPHMMMQSQAGPPKPLFPSVIPTSSPGAPVVGADFKPISSGATISAPPTTNTPGGSASGSTGGDPKVATIATAGGASKIIHPAEDISLEEIRARHPKYARSMANKQHHDESGSSSSSAASDLAIAVTAAQQAAAQQAKQAEAAAAMNQAAMMQRFPVRVSGPPLTMLPGGPPVMAPMLPRPPTLIGGHLMRPPHIGMPPGMIGMPPGMVYGAPMFPAGPMLMQPRFR; encoded by the exons ATGGGTCGTAAAAAGAAGAAGCTGTCGAAACCTTGGTGCTG GTACTGCAATAGGGAATTCGAGGACGAGAAAATCCTGATACAGCATCAGAAAGCCAAGCATTTCAAATGTCACATCTGTCACAAAAAACTTTACACTGGCCCTGGATTATCTATACATTGTATGCAGGTCCACAAAGAGACTATAGACAAAGTTCCAAACTCCATGCCGAACCGTTCAAATATCGAGATAGAAATATATGGGATGGAAg GCATACCGCCGAACGATCTGAAGGAGCACGAGCGCCAGAAACAGGGCACCAGGGGCAACGATTCCGGCTCCGATGACGACGAACCGTCCCAGAAGAAGGTCAAGCAGGAGGGTCTGTTGGGCAATGCGCCGGGCGTGATGCAGGGCATGCCGGGTATGATGCAAGGTATGATGCCACCGCCCGGCATGCCACCCGGCATCCCCATGGGGCATATGATGCCGATGGGGCCACACTTCGCCATGCATCCCGG catGCAAATGATGGGTGCACCACCGCATATGATGATGCAAAGTCAAGCCGGACCGCCTAAACCTCTCTTCCCCAGCGTCATACCTACCTCATCGCCTGGAGCACCAGTCGTCGGAGCGGATTTCAAGCCCATATCGTCAGGTGCAACGATAAGTGCGCCGCCGACGACGAACACGCCCGGTGGAAGTGCAAGCGGTTCGACGGGCGGCGATCCCAAAGTGGCTACGATCGCAACTGCGGGCGGCGCCAGCAAGATCATCCATCCGGCCGAAGACATATCCCTCGAGGAAATCAGAGCCAGGCACCCGAAATACGCCCGCTCGATGGCCAACAAACAGCACCATGACGAGAGCGGCTCAAGTTCGAGTTCGGCGGCTTCAGAT ctgGCGATAGCGGTGACGGCGGCACAACAAGCAGCTGCCCAACAGGCGAAACAAGCGGAGGCGGCGGCTGCCATGAACCAGGCGGCGATGATGCAGCGGTTTCCGGTACGGGTGAGCGGGCCGCCGCTCACCATGCTGCCGGGCGGTCCGCCGGTGATGGCGCCCATGCTGCCCAGGCCGCCGACTCTGATAGGAGGTCATCTGATGCGTCCGCCTCACATCGGCATGCCACCAG GTATGATAGGGATGCCGCCGGGGATGGTGTACGGGGCGCCGATGTTTCCCGCCGGTCCGATGTTGATGCAGCCCAGGTTCAGATGA
- the LOC109598023 gene encoding cuticle protein 16.5-like, with translation MVFKFVVFCAALAAANAGLLGAPAVSTYAAAPALSYASPAISTLSYAAPAVAAAPALAYSAPVVAKAPVATSYSYTKQISASPAISTYAAAPAISTYAAPAISTYAAPAISSYAAAPAISAYAAPALKVAAPAISTYAAAPAYSTYAAAPALSYSAPVAKVW, from the exons atggtCTTCAAG TTTGTAGTATTCTGCGCCGCTTTGGCTGCCGCTAACGCCGGTCTTTTGGGCGCACCAGCCGTCTCTACCTACGCTGCTGCTCCAGCTCTCTCCTACGCTTCCCCAGCCATCTCCACACTCTCTTACGCCGCTCCAGCCGTTGCTGCCGCCCCAGCTCTCGCCTACTCCGCCCCGGTAGTTGCTAAGGCCCCAGTCGCCACCTCTTACTCCTACACCAAACAAATCTCCGCCTCCCCAGCCATCTCCACCTACGCCGCTGCTCCAGCAATTTCCACTTACGCTGCCCCAGCAATCTCCACTTATGCTGCTCCAGCTATCTCATCTTACGCTGCTGCTCCAGCTATTTCAGCCTATGCTGCCCCAGCTTTAAAAGTAGCTGCCCCAGCCATCTCTACTTACGCTGCCGCTCCCGCATACTCCACCTATGCCGCTGCTCCAGCTCTCTCTTATTCTGCTCCAGTTGCCAAGGTTTGGTGA
- the LOC109598048 gene encoding putative helicase mov-10-B.1, translated as MKMDTSHLVNYLNYVFTKAVLPRYRIEKAEALQYYNSWLGQTSTNAKDFDKFLLQMCYRRYVWRYNKKYIIFTRQILADFDYANPGIWNAAHLITRYVSKNYCGICNKKLNIQDYERHISDVSHRLRLKYLSGDIQDSPKFLMTEAKRPGIPFESFKCTVNKPFQVKLRLNIQSNSPCKVLAIFSLNPYKKVVKLRVESKLPLVLGNKDFIDMTLLGSLIESGKVTYGFVINVTGDNGTCEHVYKSVNINCERSKYDQYEKPKKEKVDDDGNIIIRGIPLPETNSPFVIVNKLDLYKLPKNSETILNALLEKSKFTYQKSKQSHPQYPISFVDESYLELENYEKFLHFLLYTEENQMRKDIQIFNTRGTLENFNYKPEFYRLQVPGLAEARPSLVRGDSVYVRESETSRVKYQGIVHKVEQASVILGFDPSIRPAAIKGLQFFIEFGFSRLPIKVQHRAVDLVQKHNVKNYFFPQKRTDTVTNIQPNFFNTRLNEKQRVAVTNILNNSNNSAPYIIFGPPGTGKTSTLVEVIKQIHRIEKDSNILVCGPSNSAVDEIASRLMDLPNSQMMRFVAFSYVKSASGSKIDGIINCKDGAYYTPSIEDMMKKRILFTTAINASKLYSGAIKSDHFKYVVVDEAGYLNESETLTTLAGLLTNDENKGQVRGKFILAGDPRQLGPRVHSSFANKCGFGTSMLERLTGFCEIYHPSDNGYDERYITLLEENYRSNNAILSISNELFYNSKLKAVEDNFANMFLKWEHLPKAGFPAIFHNIQGQEARDKDSPSFYNSKEVDQLLKYLDLLLNAKVSGKQITQDDIGIITPYRKQVEKIRNKTKEKWPKLEVGSVDNFQGKERLIIIITTVRSSTEFDEFDRKFNLGFIRNPKRFNVAITRAKALLIVIGNGNILQTDICWKKYIQYCEHNKSVVGPKVIYS; from the exons ATGAAGATGGACACGTCACATTTAGTGAACTATTTGAATTACGTGTTCACAAAGGCTGTGTTACCCCGGTACAGAATTGAAAAAGCCGAAGCTTTGCAATATTATAATAGCTGGTTAGGCCAAACATCGACCAATGCAaaagattttgataaatttttgttacaaatgtgCTATCGAAGATATGTATGGAggtataataagaaatatattatttttactagaCAAATATTGGCTGATTTTGACTATGCAAATCCAG gtaTATGGAATGCTGCACACTTGATTACAAGATATGTATCAAAAAACTATTGTGGTatatgcaataaaaaattgaacattcaAGATTATGAGAGGCATATTTCCGATGTCAGCCATCGCTTGCGGTTAAAGTATTTATC gGGTGACATTCAAGATTCTCCAAAATTCTTAATGACTGAAGCTAAAAGACCAGGTATACCATTTGAGTCGTTTAAGTGTACGGTCAACAAGCCTTTTCAAGTTAAGTTGCGGTTAAACATTCAGAGTAATTCTCCTTGCAAAGTTCTGgccattttttctttaaatccttataaaaaagttgttaaattAAGAGTTGAAAGTAAACTGCCGTTGGTTCTGGGAAACAAGGATTTCATTGATATGACTCTTTTGGGTAGCTTAATCGAAAGTGGGAAGGTAACATATGGTTTTGTTATTAATGTGACGGGAGACAATGGAACATGCGAACATGTTTATAAGTCAGTG AACATAAATTGTGAAAGATCTAAGTATGATCAATATGAAAAACcaaaaaaggaaaaagtaGATGATGatggaaatattattataagagGTATTCCACTACCAga AACTAACAGCCCgtttgtaattgtaaataaacttgatttatataaacttcCAAAGAACAGTGAAACAATCTTAAACGCTCTTTTAGAGAAATCTAAATTTACATAtcaaaaaagtaaacaaagcCATCCACAGTA TCCGATTTCGTTTGTTGATGAATCTTATTTGGAACTGGAAAATTACGAgaagtttttacattttttgttatacaCAGAGGAAAATCAAATGAGAaaagatattcaaattttcaacacTAGAGGTACATtggaaaactttaattataagcCAGAGTTCTACAGACTCCAGGTGCCGGGATTAGCAGAAGCAAGACCATCTTTAGTCAGAGGCGATTCCGTGTATGTTCGAGAAAGCGAAACCAGTAGAGTAAAGTATCAGGGAATAGTTCATAAGGTAGAACAAGCATCTGTTATTCTTGGGTTTGATCCTAG tatTCGTCCTGCAGCTATAAAGGGCCTACAATTCTTCATTGAATTTGGTTTTTCCAGATTGCCAATTAAAGTGCAGCATCGTGCTGTGGATCTTGTTCAAAAAcacaatgttaaaaattattttttccctcAAAAAAGAACGGATACAGTAACAAATAT ACAACCAAATTTCTTCAATACTCGTTTAAACGAGAAACAAAGAGTCGCGGTGACAAACATACTAAACAATTCGAATAATTCTGCACCATACATCATATTTGGACCTCCAGGCACTGGTAAAACTTCTACTTTGGTTGAAGTCATTAAACAG ATACATCGTATTGAGAAAGATTCTAACATTTTGGTATGTGGACCGTCCAACTCTGCGGTGGATGAGATAGCTTCCAGATTAATGGATCTACCAAATTCACAAATGATGAGATTTGTTGCATTTTCGTACGTAAAATCAGCGTCTGGATCTAAAATAGATGGAATAATCAACTGCAAAGATGGGGCATATTATACTCCTTCTATTGAAGATATGATGAagaaaagaattttgtttactaCTGCCATTAACGCTTCCAA ATTGTACAGTGGTGCAATAAAATCTGATCATTTTAAGTATGTTGTGGTAGATGAGGCTGGATACTTAAATGAAAGTGAAACACTAACTACATTGGCTGGACTGTTAActaatgatgaaaataaagGCCAAGTCAGAGGCAAATTCATATTAGCTGGAGATCCAAGACAATTGGGGCCAAGAGTTCACAGTAGTTTTGCAAATAAATGTGGTTTTG gcACATCAATGCTTGAAAGATTGACTGGATTCTGCGAAATTTATCACCCATCTGATAATGGTTATGATGAAAGGTACATCACTTTGTTGGAAGAAAACTATAGATCTAACAACGccattttatcaatttccaATGAgctattttataatagtaaacTAAAAGCCGTGGAAGACAACTTCGCAAATATGTTTCTTAAATGGGAACACTTACCAAAAGCAGGATTTCCAGCTATTTTTCACAACATTCAAGGACAAGAGGCACGAGACAAAGACTCGCCCag cttttataattcaaaggAAGTTGACCAACTTCTGAAATACTTGGACCTGCTTCTAAATGCCAAGGTGTCAGGAAAGCAAATTACGCAAGACGATATAGGGATTATTACTCCTTATAGGAaacaa gtcgagaaaattagaaataaaactaaagaaaagtGGCCCAAACTAGAAGTAGGCAGTGTTGATAATTTCCAAGGAAAGGAAAggttaataatcattattacgACAGTTAGATCCAGCACTGAATTTGACGAGTTCGACAGAAAGTTTAATTTAGGATTTATAAGAAATCCAAAG AGATTCAATGTAGCCATAACCAGAGCCAAAGCACTTTTAATAGTCATTGGAAATGGAAATATTCTACAAACAGATATTTGTTGGAAAAAGTATATTCAATATTGTGAACATAATAAATCTGTTGTGGGACCAAAAGTAATATATAGCTAA